One window of the Vigna radiata var. radiata cultivar VC1973A chromosome 1, Vradiata_ver6, whole genome shotgun sequence genome contains the following:
- the LOC106760246 gene encoding uncharacterized protein LOC106760246 — translation MKTSLGLSPFQMVYGKACHLPIEMEHKALWALKFLNSDPHETQSKRRNQLLELEEMRLHAYDSSRNYKEKVKFYHDKKLIKRVFTPGQQVLLFNSRLKLFRGKLKSKWSGPFVIKQVYPNKAVELETIDKKRNWVVNGQRLKHYLRGEVEQFSTVLMLVDP, via the coding sequence ATGAAGACTTCATTAGGATTATCACCTTTTCAGATGGTGTATGGGAAAGCATGTCACTTGCCAATAGAGATGGAACATAaggctttgtgggctttgaaatttttaaattctgaTCCTCATGAAACTCAAAGCAAACGAAGAAATCAGTTATTAGAACTTGAAGAGATGCGGTTACATGCATATGATTCATCCAggaattataaagaaaaggtgaaattttatcatgataaaaagcTGATAAAGAGAGTCTTCACTCCCGGACAACAGGTGCTACTATTTAATTCACGGTTGAAGTTATTTCGTGGGAAGCTGAAATCGAAATGGTCGGGACCCTTTGTGATAAAGCAGGTATATCCGAACAAAGCTGTGGAATTGGAGACTATAGATAAGAAGAGAAATTGGGTTGTAAATGGTCAGAGGCTCAAACACTATTTAAGAGGAGAAGTGGAGCAGTTTTCCACCGTActgatgttggtggatccatga